One genomic segment of Acinetobacter oleivorans DR1 includes these proteins:
- a CDS encoding nuclear transport factor 2 family protein — protein sequence MNKQQMKDLVSKAHHELFNLHDTTALDRYFSEDFIEHSPLVANGLSGLRQLVEDCPDMQHEAVRVLADGDLVAIHGRFQGLDENPLVGFDIYRVKDGKIVEHWDGLVAEAAPNVSGRTQLDGPTEIVTPHDSEKNREIVTSFFKKSLIDGNYEAFKEYTHNDQFIQHSPDIGDGVKAVIDFLNNIRNEGQGLVYSKTHRSIADGQFVLTHSEGNIAGNRHAYFELWRVDNGKIVELWDAIPAVPEDEQAVHQYGVF from the coding sequence ATGAATAAACAACAAATGAAAGACTTGGTGAGCAAAGCCCATCACGAGCTATTTAATTTGCACGACACCACTGCTCTGGACCGTTATTTTTCTGAAGACTTTATAGAGCACTCACCACTCGTTGCAAATGGTCTTTCAGGCCTTCGCCAACTGGTAGAAGACTGTCCCGACATGCAGCATGAAGCTGTACGTGTACTTGCAGATGGCGACTTGGTCGCAATTCATGGCCGCTTTCAGGGATTAGATGAAAACCCATTGGTTGGTTTTGATATTTACCGAGTGAAAGATGGCAAAATTGTGGAACATTGGGATGGTCTTGTAGCAGAAGCTGCGCCGAATGTGAGTGGTAGAACCCAATTAGACGGCCCAACCGAAATCGTGACTCCTCATGATTCGGAGAAAAATCGTGAGATTGTGACCTCTTTCTTTAAGAAGTCATTAATTGATGGCAATTACGAAGCATTTAAAGAATACACCCACAACGATCAGTTCATTCAACATAGCCCAGATATTGGCGATGGAGTTAAAGCCGTCATTGATTTTTTGAACAATATCCGTAATGAAGGACAAGGTTTGGTATACTCCAAAACTCATCGCTCCATTGCTGATGGTCAATTTGTATTGACACATTCCGAAGGAAATATTGCTGGAAATCGACATGCTTATTTTGAACTGTGGCGTGTAGATAACGGCAAAATTGTTGAACTTTGGGATGCAATACCAGCCGTGCCTGAAGATGAACAGGCAGTCCATCAATATGGCGTGTTTTAA
- a CDS encoding NAD(P)/FAD-dependent oxidoreductase, which translates to MNIISKPQLLKDVQYKPSKSLQVGKEWSWLNPKHAKFDSTTVEGTSVDNPANYYESSLSDWHTFDSLQADIECDVVVIGGGLLGSSSALHLAEQGVDTVLLEKNRIGSAASGRNGGQLTPGLARWEAQEMADRLSYEDAKKLWHFTSTEAMQLIDDISEKYQLNFDRKYGHITAAVHEGHLVGLTQGADARKYLGEDHTRIVGKHELMDFIKSDYYTGGLIDELGGQIHPLALNRGLIYGFCQNGGTVYEQTEVISIEEKADGIYVQTANAVVKAKKSVVLAVHHASFKLLSEQSNTTIPFYTYVATTAPLELDTKELLPFGHPVYDTQFQIDYYRPVFNNRLLFGGQGTGTCWGPEKTLNYLEHRIHTVFPQIKNLEMDFVWSGTTDLTVNGAVDSRKFGNKFPIYAVHGWSGHGVAQTVRIGKAIANDFIGQSNDFEMLSKIDHQNIMFGRTLAPVVIPLAKSMYGIGAMINPGKMVSF; encoded by the coding sequence ATGAATATTATTTCTAAACCTCAACTTTTAAAAGACGTGCAATATAAACCAAGTAAATCTCTACAAGTGGGCAAAGAGTGGAGCTGGTTAAATCCAAAACATGCAAAATTTGACTCAACCACTGTAGAAGGCACATCGGTAGATAACCCAGCAAACTACTATGAAAGCTCGCTTTCTGATTGGCATACATTTGACAGTTTACAAGCTGATATTGAATGCGATGTGGTGGTTATTGGCGGTGGTTTATTAGGTTCATCAAGTGCATTACATTTAGCTGAACAAGGCGTAGATACCGTTTTATTAGAAAAAAATCGCATTGGTAGTGCAGCTTCCGGCAGAAATGGCGGACAACTTACCCCAGGTTTAGCTCGCTGGGAAGCTCAAGAAATGGCCGATCGCTTAAGCTATGAAGATGCCAAAAAGCTCTGGCATTTTACTTCTACAGAAGCCATGCAACTTATTGATGACATCTCAGAAAAATACCAGCTCAACTTTGATCGAAAATACGGTCACATTACCGCCGCCGTTCATGAAGGACATTTAGTTGGTTTAACACAAGGCGCCGATGCACGAAAATATTTAGGTGAAGACCATACGCGCATTGTAGGTAAGCATGAACTCATGGACTTTATTAAGTCTGATTATTACACAGGTGGTTTAATTGATGAGTTAGGCGGACAAATCCATCCTTTAGCTTTGAACCGTGGCTTAATTTATGGCTTTTGCCAAAATGGCGGTACTGTTTATGAACAAACAGAAGTCATTTCAATAGAAGAAAAAGCAGATGGTATTTATGTTCAAACAGCAAATGCTGTCGTAAAAGCTAAAAAGTCTGTGGTGTTAGCAGTACACCATGCTTCATTTAAACTTTTATCAGAGCAAAGCAATACTACTATTCCGTTTTATACCTATGTTGCGACGACTGCCCCACTAGAGCTTGATACAAAAGAGCTTTTGCCATTTGGGCATCCCGTTTATGACACTCAGTTCCAAATTGATTACTACCGTCCTGTGTTTAACAACCGTTTACTGTTTGGTGGCCAAGGCACAGGAACATGTTGGGGACCAGAGAAAACTTTAAATTATCTAGAACATCGAATTCATACGGTTTTCCCTCAAATTAAAAATCTAGAGATGGATTTTGTCTGGAGTGGAACGACTGATTTAACTGTAAATGGTGCAGTCGATAGCCGTAAGTTTGGCAATAAATTCCCGATTTATGCTGTTCACGGCTGGAGTGGTCACGGCGTTGCACAGACGGTACGCATTGGTAAAGCGATTGCAAATGACTTTATTGGGCAATCTAATGACTTTGAAATGTTATCTAAAATTGACCATCAAAATATTATGTTTGGTCGTACCCTTGCTCCCGTTGTTATTCCACTCGCAAAAAGTATGTATGGCATCGGCGCAATGATTAACCCGGGCAAAATGGTGTCTTTCTAA
- a CDS encoding C1 domain-containing protein: MEKALQCPKCGSTEIEARDHDKLLRTTGGVLLTAAGTTAGTVGGAATGASVGAAIGTIAGPLGVIVGGTVGTFVGAISAGITGGVVGNIFGKKAGVMIDKNIFQDYRCLKCKYRFKQKK; this comes from the coding sequence ATGGAAAAAGCTCTGCAATGTCCTAAGTGTGGATCTACAGAAATTGAAGCACGTGACCATGACAAATTACTTAGAACAACTGGCGGTGTTTTACTGACAGCTGCTGGTACAACAGCAGGCACAGTAGGTGGTGCTGCAACTGGAGCTTCTGTTGGTGCAGCGATTGGTACGATTGCTGGCCCTTTAGGTGTGATTGTTGGCGGAACTGTAGGAACTTTTGTCGGTGCAATTAGCGCAGGTATTACTGGCGGTGTAGTTGGCAATATTTTTGGTAAAAAAGCAGGCGTAATGATCGATAAAAATATCTTTCAGGATTATCGCTGTCTAAAGTGTAAATATCGTTTTAAGCAAAAGAAGTAA
- a CDS encoding amino acid permease — MSNSSSQLKRGLKNRHIQLIAMGGAVGTGLFLGSAQVIQSAGPSIILGYAIVGLVAFLIMRQMGEMIVEEPVVGSFSYFAQKYWGRFPGFLSGWNYWVVYILVAMTELTAVAKYVHYWWPHIPAWISALFFFVLVTCLNLGNVKFYGESEFWLAIIKVAAVIAMIVFGLYLLLTAGSDSIASFSNLWQHGGFFPHGFSGLFYMLAFLMFAFGGIELIGMTAAEAENPEKSIPQAINQVIFRILVFYVASLAIIMSLIPWNQLDLGGLDKSPFVMIFSQLGIGWAAHLLNFIILTAALSVYNSGMYANSRMLYGLAVQGHASKVFTKVSKQGVPTPAVIFSSILIFGCVLLNYFIPEEALSYLMYMAVAALVLNWAIISFTHLKFKRAMKLEGKVVKFPALFSPLSNYIVLIFIGMILYIMWTQGFEKSVILIPIWIAFMFGLYKFLSWKKSL; from the coding sequence TTGAGCAACTCATCTTCCCAATTAAAACGCGGACTTAAAAATCGCCACATCCAGCTAATCGCTATGGGTGGTGCTGTCGGGACAGGTTTATTTTTAGGCTCTGCACAAGTCATCCAGTCTGCTGGTCCTTCTATTATTTTAGGTTATGCCATTGTCGGTTTGGTCGCATTTTTAATTATGCGCCAAATGGGTGAAATGATCGTAGAAGAACCTGTGGTCGGTTCCTTTAGTTACTTTGCACAAAAATACTGGGGAAGATTCCCCGGTTTTTTATCGGGCTGGAACTATTGGGTGGTCTATATTTTGGTCGCAATGACCGAGCTGACAGCAGTTGCTAAATATGTGCATTACTGGTGGCCTCATATTCCTGCTTGGATATCAGCCTTATTTTTCTTTGTTTTAGTCACATGCTTGAACTTAGGCAACGTTAAATTTTATGGTGAATCTGAGTTTTGGTTAGCCATTATTAAAGTCGCGGCGGTCATTGCCATGATCGTGTTTGGCTTATATTTATTGCTCACCGCAGGTAGTGACTCTATCGCTAGCTTTTCAAACCTATGGCAGCATGGCGGATTTTTCCCGCATGGATTCTCTGGCCTGTTTTATATGCTCGCCTTTTTAATGTTTGCCTTTGGCGGTATTGAACTGATTGGGATGACTGCTGCTGAAGCCGAAAATCCTGAAAAAAGTATTCCACAAGCCATTAACCAAGTCATCTTTCGAATCTTAGTTTTCTATGTGGCTTCACTTGCTATCATCATGTCGCTCATTCCGTGGAATCAGCTTGACCTTGGTGGTTTAGATAAAAGTCCATTTGTGATGATTTTTAGTCAGCTTGGGATTGGCTGGGCAGCGCATTTGCTTAACTTTATTATTTTAACGGCTGCACTGTCTGTTTATAACAGCGGTATGTACGCAAACAGTCGCATGTTGTACGGCTTAGCAGTACAAGGCCACGCATCTAAAGTTTTTACAAAAGTCAGCAAACAAGGGGTTCCTACACCTGCTGTTATTTTCTCTTCTATTCTGATTTTTGGTTGCGTGTTACTGAACTATTTTATCCCAGAAGAAGCTTTAAGCTATCTCATGTACATGGCTGTAGCAGCTTTAGTTTTAAACTGGGCAATCATTAGCTTTACTCATTTGAAGTTTAAACGTGCCATGAAACTTGAAGGTAAAGTTGTCAAATTCCCTGCACTATTTTCACCTTTAAGTAACTATATCGTTTTGATTTTTATTGGCATGATTTTATATATCATGTGGACTCAAGGCTTTGAAAAATCAGTTATTTTAATTCCAATTTGGATTGCATTCATGTTTGGATTATATAAATTTTTGAGTTGGAAAAAATCACTCTAA
- a CDS encoding DUF4123 domain-containing protein, producing the protein MIDNQSLQYLFKTFERYPLDQIGLNIYAIADAAQDKKFLKVLEHLRQKCLLKEASGEKAKEISPHLIQLPKNFTSLEWEWIESNIAGTPKMTIIITPLTFDYLYKHLRNFLDVEFDGGLEMMLAFWDPAILATLVGHKADKTLYVQGPVFNPQQIEALLKPVQSWWYWDRLSNLQSIFGLNERVEVLPSIEKPLHFTVEQEEMMVEATFPDNLIYYLKLNNSFLVDKIDDESLYEFVIESIPEARDHYLSGTRDILNFICLKLMYGVQFESDDNLQHLLNNLKDRKLTMDQIMNSLMSKAG; encoded by the coding sequence ATGATAGATAATCAAAGTCTCCAGTACTTATTTAAAACGTTTGAAAGATATCCGCTTGATCAAATTGGATTAAATATTTATGCAATCGCTGATGCAGCCCAAGATAAAAAGTTTTTAAAGGTTTTAGAGCATTTACGTCAAAAATGTCTACTTAAAGAAGCTAGTGGTGAAAAAGCTAAAGAGATTTCTCCACATTTAATTCAGCTACCTAAAAACTTTACATCACTTGAATGGGAGTGGATTGAAAGTAATATTGCTGGCACACCCAAAATGACAATTATTATTACGCCTTTAACTTTTGATTATCTATATAAGCACTTAAGAAATTTTTTAGATGTTGAATTTGACGGTGGTCTAGAAATGATGTTGGCATTTTGGGATCCCGCTATCTTAGCGACATTAGTTGGGCACAAAGCTGATAAAACTTTATATGTACAAGGCCCTGTATTTAATCCCCAGCAAATTGAAGCTTTACTAAAACCTGTTCAAAGCTGGTGGTATTGGGATCGATTAAGCAATCTGCAAAGTATATTTGGATTAAATGAGCGTGTTGAAGTACTGCCATCAATCGAAAAGCCTTTACATTTCACGGTGGAACAAGAAGAAATGATGGTCGAGGCTACTTTTCCTGACAATCTAATTTATTACCTTAAACTCAATAACTCATTTTTGGTTGATAAAATTGATGATGAGTCATTATATGAATTTGTAATTGAAAGTATCCCTGAAGCAAGAGATCACTATTTATCTGGTACTCGCGATATTTTAAATTTTATCTGCCTAAAATTGATGTACGGAGTCCAGTTTGAGTCAGATGATAACCTACAGCATTTGTTAAATAATTTGAAAGATAGAAAGCTAACAATGGATCAGATTATGAATAGTTTGATGTCTAAAGCTGGGTAA
- a CDS encoding T6SS phospholipase effector Tle1-like catalytic domain-containing protein, translating to MFKKTVIKRTVETNSDVPNTSPVAKQDCSDVVHISVFFDGTGNNKDADEELKKWSNPARLWKTADQYAQESESNGIRTNYSIYVSGVGTRFNGQLNIFQRALAMIQDHSGLGLGVGSGGTRRLDYGEDQLNDALKQVMIMNAKKAEIDTSKYASEKKVYSFAEVEKSLSQHRLIKKINISTFGFSRGAALARAFTNQFMWQCESDCNGLTYGTGKYPIEFKFMGIFDTVASFGLPATNLNNNLTFEGRDMVIDQRVKMCVHHIAGNEQRFAFPVDLIHKENGEIANPNWKEIVYPGMHSDVGGGYAPGSQNVNDNYARIPLKDMLEEAVNAGVRMFDYNQLKEKYGALFVEQFEIQDKTLHLYNAVKAEMQSSGKIQDQIIATMKVYYAAYGALAEKKIISVSQQARNDNKIREYIPIGPSDMATEISRLEKLQKLTAPNTTGGINIFRLLSPVSKAYEFYLGIDDWEFASWRKGASPEIMDFYQNYIHDSKYGFISNAEPFSYFRQRTVYESRRSGKGEEVDKKVAEDKAVCSVGSQEVKQEQLFDQYQQVQQGLKAAS from the coding sequence ATGTTTAAAAAAACAGTTATCAAACGAACTGTAGAAACTAATAGTGATGTTCCAAACACTTCACCTGTGGCAAAACAAGATTGTTCAGATGTCGTTCATATTTCTGTCTTTTTTGATGGGACAGGTAATAATAAAGATGCTGATGAAGAACTAAAGAAATGGTCAAATCCTGCAAGGCTATGGAAAACTGCTGATCAATATGCTCAAGAAAGTGAAAGTAACGGGATTAGAACAAATTACTCAATATATGTATCAGGTGTAGGAACGCGTTTTAATGGCCAGTTAAATATTTTCCAACGAGCACTTGCTATGATCCAAGATCATAGTGGTTTGGGACTTGGTGTAGGATCAGGCGGTACTCGGCGGCTCGATTATGGTGAAGATCAACTTAATGATGCTTTAAAACAAGTCATGATTATGAATGCGAAAAAAGCAGAAATAGATACGAGTAAATATGCTAGCGAAAAAAAAGTTTATAGTTTTGCTGAAGTAGAGAAAAGTTTAAGTCAACATCGTCTCATCAAAAAAATTAATATTTCTACGTTTGGCTTTTCACGTGGTGCTGCTTTAGCACGTGCTTTTACCAATCAGTTTATGTGGCAGTGTGAATCTGATTGCAATGGCTTGACTTATGGCACTGGAAAATATCCTATCGAATTTAAATTTATGGGGATATTTGATACTGTTGCCTCTTTTGGCTTACCTGCGACTAACTTAAATAATAATTTAACTTTTGAAGGCCGGGATATGGTCATTGATCAACGGGTAAAAATGTGTGTTCATCATATTGCAGGAAATGAACAGCGTTTTGCCTTTCCAGTTGATTTAATTCATAAAGAAAATGGTGAAATTGCGAACCCTAACTGGAAAGAAATTGTCTATCCGGGTATGCATTCGGATGTTGGGGGAGGTTATGCTCCGGGAAGTCAAAATGTAAATGATAACTATGCTCGCATTCCGCTGAAGGATATGTTGGAGGAAGCAGTAAATGCGGGTGTTCGTATGTTTGACTATAATCAATTAAAAGAAAAATACGGGGCTTTATTTGTTGAGCAGTTTGAAATTCAAGATAAAACCCTACATTTATATAATGCCGTGAAAGCAGAAATGCAATCTAGTGGAAAAATTCAAGATCAAATTATTGCCACAATGAAAGTCTATTATGCAGCTTACGGGGCTTTAGCTGAAAAGAAAATTATTTCTGTAAGTCAGCAAGCGCGTAATGACAATAAAATTCGTGAATATATTCCCATTGGTCCATCAGATATGGCAACTGAGATTAGTCGTTTAGAAAAACTACAGAAACTCACTGCTCCCAATACAACAGGGGGAATTAATATCTTTAGATTATTGTCACCTGTTTCGAAAGCTTACGAGTTTTATTTGGGTATTGATGATTGGGAGTTTGCAAGTTGGAGAAAAGGAGCAAGCCCAGAAATTATGGACTTTTATCAGAATTATATACATGACTCCAAATATGGTTTTATCAGTAATGCGGAACCATTCAGTTACTTCCGACAAAGAACAGTTTATGAATCGCGTCGTAGTGGAAAAGGTGAAGAAGTTGATAAAAAAGTTGCTGAAGATAAAGCTGTATGCAGTGTAGGTAGTCAAGAGGTTAAGCAAGAACAGCTTTTTGATCAATATCAACAAGTCCAGCAGGGCTTAAAAGCAGCTAGTTAG
- a CDS encoding APC family permease — MENKTSSLKKLSLWQVTIIGIAYMTPMTVFDTFGIVSGITNGHVPLAYLVALGAMLLTAWSYARFSKNSEKSGSAYSYTAESLGPKSGFFVGWCSLLDYLLLPLINVLLAAIYLTALIPSLPYWFWVFVSAGLVTLVNCFRIRLLANLSLVFVFAPIILMVIFVYLVIQGIGSTQGYEHVLTLAPLWHEHQSILPLVAGASVLCFSFLGFDAVTTLSNETKQPTKNIPRAVMLTTLAGGLIFFTAAWFIQLYFPNNLRFQHPTEALPEIVLYVGGAFFQSVFLCGQIMNTVASGLASHASASRLLYIMGTDNIFPKKYFGTIHISLGTPFFSVLFVGLISMSAVFLDLAQVVSLISFGALVAFTAVNFSVFMKFYIKDKQRSGFKNKFLNLFLPLLSVISIICLWLNLDSSSLTFGCFWLSLGILLFIYKTIKKQSIAISNAY; from the coding sequence ATGGAAAATAAAACGTCTTCCTTAAAAAAACTGTCTCTTTGGCAAGTCACAATTATCGGTATTGCCTACATGACTCCCATGACGGTGTTTGATACTTTCGGTATTGTCTCTGGCATTACCAATGGACATGTGCCACTCGCATATTTAGTCGCACTTGGTGCCATGTTACTCACCGCTTGGAGCTATGCAAGATTCAGCAAAAATTCAGAAAAATCAGGCTCGGCATATAGCTATACCGCTGAAAGTTTAGGGCCTAAAAGTGGCTTTTTTGTCGGTTGGTGTTCCCTACTCGACTATCTGTTATTACCCCTCATTAATGTTTTGCTAGCCGCAATTTATCTCACAGCCCTTATTCCAAGTCTTCCTTATTGGTTTTGGGTGTTTGTGTCGGCGGGCCTAGTCACTTTAGTGAATTGTTTCCGCATTCGGTTACTCGCCAATTTAAGCCTCGTGTTTGTATTTGCACCCATCATACTCATGGTCATTTTTGTTTATTTAGTGATTCAGGGTATTGGCTCGACTCAAGGTTATGAGCATGTGCTTACGTTAGCTCCACTCTGGCATGAGCACCAATCTATACTACCGCTCGTTGCTGGTGCCTCAGTTTTGTGCTTTTCATTTTTAGGCTTTGATGCTGTTACCACGCTCTCAAATGAAACCAAACAACCCACTAAAAATATTCCCCGAGCAGTCATGTTAACAACTCTCGCTGGTGGACTTATTTTCTTTACAGCCGCTTGGTTTATTCAGCTTTATTTTCCAAATAATCTACGCTTTCAGCACCCTACTGAAGCACTGCCTGAAATTGTGCTTTATGTCGGTGGTGCATTCTTCCAATCCGTATTCTTATGCGGACAAATTATGAACACTGTCGCCTCTGGTCTTGCCTCTCATGCCAGCGCTTCGCGTTTACTGTATATAATGGGCACCGATAATATTTTTCCTAAAAAGTATTTTGGGACAATTCACATCTCCTTAGGTACACCATTTTTTTCGGTTTTATTTGTTGGTCTTATTTCAATGTCTGCGGTTTTTCTAGATCTAGCACAAGTCGTAAGCCTGATCAGCTTTGGTGCGCTAGTCGCTTTTACAGCCGTAAATTTCTCAGTTTTTATGAAATTTTATATTAAAGATAAACAGCGCTCAGGGTTTAAAAATAAATTTCTAAACCTCTTTTTACCGCTTTTATCCGTCATCAGCATTATTTGCCTGTGGCTTAACCTTGATTCATCTTCACTCACTTTCGGATGTTTCTGGTTATCGCTAGGCATTCTTTTATTTATCTATAAAACGATTAAAAAACAAAGTATTGCGATTAGTAATGCTTATTAA
- a CDS encoding cache domain-containing protein: MTQHLDIEELQNLLKTVVEETTAITEKLAAKASKILSKHEPEKTKDIKLSGSERSALQKEIKKALQESHYSQGIGFASYSPATQEEQDYWTLEWWYKKEDQLQQAKLENYQNAQRFLDFRSFEWFHKPAQNKSPCIHGPYVDYICNGAYTITLAHPVMIRDQFIGVIATDILVSALEKLLMPKLKNIKQKAIVINDSCRVITSNDITIRTGTLFKGQSPQQVLSRPCQSFQLVVI; encoded by the coding sequence ATGACCCAACATTTAGATATAGAAGAGCTTCAAAATTTGTTAAAGACGGTGGTTGAGGAAACGACAGCCATTACAGAAAAACTGGCAGCTAAAGCGAGCAAAATACTCTCAAAACATGAACCTGAAAAAACAAAAGACATTAAGCTTTCAGGTTCAGAACGTTCAGCTTTGCAAAAGGAAATTAAAAAGGCCTTACAGGAAAGCCATTACAGTCAAGGTATCGGCTTTGCAAGTTATAGCCCTGCAACCCAAGAAGAACAAGATTATTGGACACTTGAATGGTGGTATAAAAAGGAAGATCAGTTACAACAAGCCAAACTTGAAAACTATCAAAATGCTCAGCGCTTTTTAGATTTTCGCTCTTTTGAATGGTTCCATAAACCTGCTCAAAATAAAAGTCCGTGCATCCATGGACCATATGTCGACTATATCTGCAATGGTGCATATACCATCACCCTTGCCCATCCGGTCATGATTCGTGATCAATTTATCGGTGTAATTGCCACCGACATTTTAGTTTCAGCACTCGAAAAACTACTGATGCCGAAACTTAAAAATATCAAACAAAAAGCAATCGTGATCAACGATTCCTGTCGTGTGATTACTTCAAATGACATCACCATCAGAACAGGCACATTATTTAAAGGCCAAAGCCCACAGCAGGTTCTGTCACGACCGTGTCAATCTTTTCAACTGGTCGTGATCTAA
- a CDS encoding FadR/GntR family transcriptional regulator: MSAYTIIFAPIAQATRSEQVVERLENAIISGLLKSNEQLPNEADLARLMGVSPITVREALNTLRVKGLIDTRRGRNGGSFVCELPSDLLLNKHPLRQASNEYLADLGEFHSAILSHGAYLAAQRTTEYELNKIKELIEQFEQAVEADTRAQLDLRCLLTLTSFAQSARLANQELTIQAEWAPLIAVLYQDDQFHQLVVAQYHQLLSSFVQANEDDAVIQARKIISMLTDQMLRYKLSIE, encoded by the coding sequence ATGTCAGCATATACGATAATTTTTGCACCTATCGCTCAGGCAACTCGATCGGAACAAGTTGTGGAACGCTTGGAAAATGCAATTATCTCTGGATTGCTTAAAAGCAATGAACAACTTCCTAACGAGGCGGATCTAGCTCGCTTAATGGGAGTGTCACCCATTACCGTTCGTGAAGCTTTAAATACTTTACGCGTAAAGGGTCTGATTGATACACGACGCGGGCGAAACGGCGGAAGCTTTGTTTGTGAGTTACCTTCCGATTTACTCTTAAACAAGCATCCTCTACGTCAAGCTTCCAACGAATATCTAGCTGATTTAGGCGAGTTTCATAGTGCAATTTTAAGCCACGGTGCATATTTGGCAGCACAAAGAACCACTGAATATGAACTGAACAAAATCAAAGAGCTGATTGAACAATTTGAACAGGCCGTTGAAGCAGACACGCGTGCCCAACTTGATTTACGTTGTTTGCTGACCCTCACCTCTTTTGCTCAATCAGCTCGTCTAGCAAATCAAGAGTTAACTATACAAGCCGAATGGGCACCGCTCATTGCTGTGCTTTACCAAGATGATCAATTCCATCAACTGGTCGTAGCTCAATATCACCAACTTTTATCATCTTTTGTTCAAGCCAATGAAGATGATGCTGTTATTCAAGCACGAAAAATTATTTCGATGCTAACGGATCAAATGCTTCGATATAAGTTATCTATCGAATAA